From the genome of Planctomycetia bacterium:
ATTACAAGGATTGGGGATCGGGCCGGCCGATCACGTTCAGCCATGGTTGGCCGCTGACGGCCGACGCTTGGGAAGCGCAGATGTTTTTCCTGGCGTCGCAGGGGTATCGGTGCATCGCACATGATCGGCGCGGGCATGGCCGATCGAGCCAGCCGTGGCATGGCAATGAGATGGACACGTATGCTGACGACCTGGCGGAATTGCTCGATCATCTTGACGTGCGCGACGCCGTGATGATCGGTCATTCCACGGGCGGCGGCGAAGTGGCCCGGTATATCGGCCGGCATGGCACGAAGCGTCTTTCGAAGGCCGTGCTGATAGGGGCGGTGCCGCCGATCATGCTGCAGACGCCGGCGAATCCTGGCGGATTGCCGCTGGCGGTGTTCGACGATTTCCGCAAGCAATATCTGGCGGACCGAGCGCAGTTTTTTCTGGATGTGGCGAGCGGGCCGTTTTTTGGTTTCAATCGGCCAGGGGCGAAGGTCTCGCAAGGGTTGATTCAATCGTGGTTCCTGCAGGGGATGATGTCCGGCCACAAGAACGCGTACGATTGCATCCAGGCGTTTTCGGAGACGGATTTCACCGAGGATTTGAAGAAGTTCGACGTGCCGACGTTGATTATCCATGGCGACGACGATCAGATTGTGCCGATCGGGGCGTCGGCGCTGTTGTCGGCGAAGCTCGTGCGGGAAGTGGAGTTGAAGATTTATCCGGGCGGGTCGCACAGTCTCGGGGATACGAGCAAGGATCAACTCAACGCGGATCTGCTGGCGTTTGTTCAATCCTAGAACCTTAAGGACTTCATGTCGCTCGCACTCTTCACGCTGCTTCACATTGTCATCAGCGTCATTGGCATCGTCACTGGATTTGGCGCGTTGGCGGGGATGCTGGCCGGGAAACTGTTGCCGCGTTGGACGGCGTGGTTTCTCGTGACCACGGCGGTGACGAGCGTGACTGGGTTTTTCTTTCCGTTCCGCGGCTTCACGCCGGCGATCGGATTTGGGATCGTCTCGCTGGTGATTTTGGGCGTGGCGGCTTATGCGCTGTACGGGCGGCATCTGTCCGGCGGGTGGCGCAAGGCGTTCTTATTCTGTTCGCTTGGCGCGCTGTATCTGAACACGTTCGTGCTGGTGGTGCAGTTCTTCCAGAAGTTTCCTTCGCTCGTGGAGCTTGCGCCCACGCAGAGCGAGGCGCCGTTCGCGGTGTCGCAACGGTTGCTGTTGGTGACGTTTATTTGGCTGGGCTGGGCCGCGAATGGGCGGTTTCGGGCGTGATGTTCGCTTCGGAGGTTTGCCCGCGAAACACGCGAAAGGACGCGAAAGAATTCGTCGAATGCGTGGGGCCGAGGGAATTTACCAAGAGAACTGAGCCATCGTTGCCTATAGCGGCGTATCCGCTAAGGCATGAGCTGGCGTGCCAATCACGTCCGTCCCACACTGGCGGACGAGCCGCCAGTGGCACCCCGGCACATTCTGACTGCAGCTTTCGGAATGTGGCTGTTCGCGCGATTTAGCTTGTTTCACTGGCAACTCGGTCTTACTCGCAGCATTCGTCGCAATCCGTGACGCGGCGTTTTGTGGCGCAGCGGTCGAAGGCCCAGGTGAGGCCGGCGCCGACCCAGTAGGATTCGATGGACGTCGAGGTCGAAGCGCCGAGTTGCTCCTCGTCAGGGAACATGCCGCCGGCCATGAAGTCCATGTCGACGCCGGGCAGGACGTCGCTGACTCCCAGGCCGGCGCTAAAGCGATGCTGGCAGGTAATGGCCAGTAAGGCTTGCGTATAGCGCACCGCGGCAAATCCGCCCGGGGGCGTGATGCCGCCGATGTTGGGGCCGGGGTTTTCGTCGAGCGGATTCTCAGCGAAGGCATAACCGATGCGGTATTTGTAGCGCCCGGCGGTGTATTGGGCTCCGGTCTGGAAGACCCATTGGTTGTCGTAGACCGTCGAGAAGAGTTGGGCTTCGTCGTAGAGTTTGTAGAGGACGTCGGCCATGACGAGCAGGCGGCCCTGTGCGAGGCGGTCGTTGGCGATGCCGAAGCCGATGTTTTGCGGCAAGTCCATGTCGACATCGAGCGACGGGCTGTCGGGCAACTGCTCGAACTGCACGGCGTCTTTGAAGCGGAACGCCTGCTTGGTCTGATAGTACATGCCGACGTTCGTGTGGCGCGACAGGTCGTAGTCCGCGCCGATCGAACCACGGAGGGCGTAGTCGTAGGTCATGCCGCCGATTTCGACGAAGGGCGGATCGAAGAACGCGGTGCCGAGGGAAATCGCCGCGCCGACCGACAAGCGATCCGTGAGATCGACGCCGAGGCTGGACGTGATTTCGAGCGCAGTGAGGCCGGCGTTCGTGCCGTTGCTGGCTGGATTGTGGCGGAAATCGGCGCCGCCGGCCGCGGCGGCGAAGAAGCCCATGCCGAAGGTGGCGGGCAAGCCCAAGGAGCGCAAGTCTTGCGTGACGCCGATGGCGCTGGAGCCGATGCCTTGCGCGTGCGATTTGGCGCCGTAGGGTTCGACGCCGAGGAGCGGAATGGGCGCGGTTTGCTGGATGCTGAAGGTCGGCTCGGCCCAGGCGCCGCCGAAGAGGAACTGCGTCCCTTCGAATTGCGCGACGGTGGCGGGGTTGCCATTGATGGCCGAGGTCAGATCCTGCGGCCGGGCAATGCTCGTACCGCCGAGCCCGCCGGAGGCCGGCATGGTGGTGTTGTGGGCCTCGACGCCGAAGGACTGCGCTTGCGCATGGTCGGCAATTAGCAGCGTGGCCAGGGCCAGCGGCGCGCAGAGCGCCGCGGCGCGAAGATTGAGGCGCATGTTCCGGCATCCCTTCCGGTGAATTGTGCAGCGCGCAGCAGTGCGCGTTGCGCCGGGCGGGCGACTTCCTGTCGGCCGCGCGGCTATCGGGATAATCGACTAGATCGGCGGCCGAGACGGATGAAATGCTGACGGTCGTAGCATGCGGGGCGCGTATTCCGTCCGAATGCTGTGAAGCTGTGCCGGCTGTACGTCGTGTAGGACGTGCCGGGCGATAACGACTTGCCGCGGGACTATTCGTGCGCGACGCCGGCGGCTTCTTGTTCGAGCCGTTGGCGTTCGGCGGCTTTGGCGAACGGATAGTAAACCAGCATGGCCAGCGGGATGGAAACCGCGCCCCATACGGCCGCCCGCCAATCACCGGTGCAGAGAAAATGGCCGATGATGGGGGGCGTGGTCCAGGGGACGTTGACGAGCGGCCGGCCGATCCAACCCCAGTCCATGAGCAGATACGAGCAGACGGTGAGCGACAAGGCGCTCAGGACGTAGGGGACCATCAGGATGGGGTTCAACACGATTGGAAAGCCGAAGAAGATCGGCTCGTTGATCTGGAAGATCTGCGTGGGCAACGAGAGGCGGCTGACCTTGCGATAGCCGGGTTCTTTCGAGTTGAGCATCACGAGGGCGAGACCGAGTGTCGCGCCGGTGCCGCCGACGTTCACGAAGGTGCTCACGAATCCTTGTGCGGTGATGTAGGGCAAGGGTTCGTGGCGACCGGCAGCCTCGACGTTCATCGCGAGGTATTGCAGAAAGACCGGCGCCACGAGGGCGTCCAGCGCGTTGTCGCCGTTGATGCCGATCGACCAGAGGATGGTGATCACCAATACGCAGACCAGAATGCCCGGCAGAGTGTTCAGAGCAAACACGAGCGGGCTGAAGACGTACTGAACGAGTTCGTTGATATCAACGCCAAGTACGAATCGCAGCAGCCAGAACAACACCACGAGGCTGAACAGCGGCGTCAGTGATAAGAAGGAGTCGTAAACAATCGGCGGCACGCTGGCCGGCAGACGGATGACGGCGTTCTTGTCGGTGAGCAATTTCTGTACGCGGACGCAAATGAGTGCGACGAGAATCGCCGTGAATAGTCCTTGCGAGCCGAGACGATCCATTTCGAAGACGGCGTTGCCTTCGGCGTCGATCTGCAATTGCACCATCAAATAGACGACGGCGGCGATGCCTGCGCTGACGATGGCTTCCTGTTGCAGGAGCTTGCCAAAGTGATAGCTGACGGCAAAGCAGAGGTAGACGGACAGGAGCCCGAACGTCGCGGTCACCGGCACTTGCAGCACCGGCAAATACGGCGCGATGATTTCGTCCCAGCCTTTCACCGGAAAAAAGCAGACCATTAGGAACAGCCCGCCGATGATGGTCAGCGGCGCGAGCGAGACGACGCCGGCGCGGATCGCGGTGAGGTAGGTGTTCTCGCTGAGGACGGTCAGCGGCGGCACGATGTAGCGATTCAGGAAGGCGGTGAAGTTGTTCACGTAGTCGACCTCGCCGGCGCTGAATCCCGGTTGCGGGACCAATCCGTCAGGGCGACGCGCTGAGCGTGAATCTTCTCGAAGGCGCGGTGAATGTCGTCCATATCTTCGCGAGGCCCGAGGAGCATGGCATGTTCCAGCCAGAGGCCTTGTTCCTGGCAAATCAGGTCGCTGTTCGGACAACTTGTGCGCTCGTAGTCGAGGCGATCGACCACGCCGGGCAGATACGGGCCGAAGGCGCGATTGCGGAACATCGGCTGGTCGGGCAGTGAATAGCCATAACCGGGCGAGCAGGGAATGCCTTCCGCGCGGAGGGCTTCGATCACCACGGCGCGCGGGGCGCCGAAGGTCTGGCCGTCGATTCGCAGCATGAACAGGTGATAGGCATGGCGCGTGCAGGCGTCTGAGCGTCGTTGGGGATGTAACCCTGGTAATGACGATAAGCGCTCGGCCAGGTAGAGGCCATTCGCGTCGCGCGTCGCGGCCTGGGCTTCCAGGCGATCGAGCTGCGCGTTGAGCATGGCCCCTTGGAACTCGCCGAGCCGGTAGTTGCCGGAGATGACGTGATGCTCGTACCAGACGCCGGTGGGGATACGGCCGCAGTTGCCGAGTGAGCGGAAGTTCTCGGCGAGCTCGTCGTCGTTCGTGGTGATCAGTCCGCCTTCGCCGCAGGTGAGGTTTTTGCTGGACTGATACGAGAACGACGCGATGTCCGCCAGGCTTCCGACCGGCCGATTTTGATAGCTGGCGCCGTGGGCGTGGGCGGCGTCTTCGATGACCAGCAGGTCCTGTTTCTTGGCGATGGTGTTGATGGCGTCCATTTCGGCCGGCTGACCAGCGAAGTGAACCGGGATCACGGCGCGGGTGCGCGGCGTGATTGCCGCTACGAGCGCTTGGGGATCGAGATTAAACGTCTCCAAATCGATATCGGCGAACACGGGGATCATGTTCGCTTCGACGACCGCCGAGGCCGTGGAGAAAAAAGTGTAGGGCGGAACGATGACTTCGTCTTCGGCTTGGAGGCCGGCCGCCATCAAGCTCAGTCGCAGCGAGACCGTACCGTTGACGACGGCGGCGCCGTGGCGGCAACCATGCATCGACGCGAAGCGCTCCTCGAAGCGCGCAACTTCCTGGCCGTCGAGCCGGCCCCAGTGCCCGCTGTGCAAGGTGCGGAGCAAGGCTTCTTCTTCGGGCTTGCCGAAGATGGGCCAACGGGTGAAGGGACGCGACCGCAGAGGTTGGCCGCCGAGAAGTGCAAGGGATTGTGTCATGATTGAAAGCGAGCTTCAGTCCCGCAATGTCTTGCCGAGGTAAATGCAACCGTCTTCTGCGCCGCCGGTGCGGGCTAATTCCCGAAAGCCGAGACGCGCGTAGAAACCAAGCGCCGGCGTGTTTTGGATGCTCACGCCGAGATGGGCTCCCGGCGAATTGCGCTCGCGCAGTTTTTCCATGACGAGTTCCATCATGCGTCGGCCGTAGCCTTGTCCTTGCGCCCGGTCGAGCAAGTCGATGTGCAGGTGCGCAGGGTATTCCGCGTAGGGTTCCGGACAAAAGTAGTCGGGCTGATGGTACCAGGAATGGACCAGCTGCGCGCGGGTCCACGTCGCTGGGTCGCCCTGCGGCAGCGGGAATTGCTCACAGAGTCGGGGCCGCCATTCGCGCTCGTAGCGACCATAGAATTCGTGCGAGTCCAGCGAACCGAAGGCGTATCCGCAGACGCCTTGCTCGTCTTCGAGTACGAAACTCAGTTCCGGCTCGTAGACAAGATACGGGCCGACGAAGATGCGGCCCAGCGCGTCGGGATCGTCCTGATAAAACGGCTCGCCGTCGCGGCCGTAGTCGCCGGTCTTGAGGCAGACGTAGTAGGTTGCCGCTTGATCGTCCGGGCGCGCGAGACGGATTTTGAAGTGGGGCATCGTCTACGCAAACTCGCAGCAAGTGTGATGTGGGGCGTCACTGGCGGCTTGTCCGCCAGTGCGGTATATGTCTCGATGGCGGGCTCAACTCCAGCACTGGCGGACAAGCCGCCAGTGGCACCCATCGCTTAGTATGTTCTGCATGTGCACCTAGTTCTCGTCGCGACGGGGGAGATGACTTGGGCTGGCGGCGTTGGCGGGAAAGAAGGAACCGTCGGGCTGGAGCGCCAGCAGCCTTTGCAGTTGAGCCACCAGGCCGCCGCGATAGGTGCGGGGCAGATGAAAGTCGGAATGGAAGGTGGCCGAGGGATCCGCTTGTTTTGCGCGGACGTAGCCGAGCAGCAGGTCCAGCTCTTCGCGCAATTCCCAGGCGCGGCGATGCAGGGCGTAAAACAATGGCCGGTCGCTCAGGTCGGTCAGGGCCGCGCAGAAATTTCGCAGCCGAGCGCCGCGCTCCAGGAACTCTGCGCCGGCGTCCGGCTGATTGTTGATGATGAAGTCCTCGGCGAATCGCCGTAGCGTGGCGGCTTCCGTTCCTGCTTCGTAGGGCAGGTAATAGGAATCGCCGAACAGCAGCAAGTCTTCTGACGTAGCCGGGCCCTTGTGCGTGGCAAAGCGCGGCAGCCATTCCTGCATCGCCGCGAGGTATGCGGCGCGCGGGTCCCAATTGTCCGGCGCTTCGACGTAGTCCGCAAAC
Proteins encoded in this window:
- a CDS encoding PTS transporter subunit EIIC; protein product: MVPQPGFSAGEVDYVNNFTAFLNRYIVPPLTVLSENTYLTAIRAGVVSLAPLTIIGGLFLMVCFFPVKGWDEIIAPYLPVLQVPVTATFGLLSVYLCFAVSYHFGKLLQQEAIVSAGIAAVVYLMVQLQIDAEGNAVFEMDRLGSQGLFTAILVALICVRVQKLLTDKNAVIRLPASVPPIVYDSFLSLTPLFSLVVLFWLLRFVLGVDINELVQYVFSPLVFALNTLPGILVCVLVITILWSIGINGDNALDALVAPVFLQYLAMNVEAAGRHEPLPYITAQGFVSTFVNVGGTGATLGLALVMLNSKEPGYRKVSRLSLPTQIFQINEPIFFGFPIVLNPILMVPYVLSALSLTVCSYLLMDWGWIGRPLVNVPWTTPPIIGHFLCTGDWRAAVWGAVSIPLAMLVYYPFAKAAERQRLEQEAAGVAHE
- a CDS encoding DegT/DnrJ/EryC1/StrS family aminotransferase, with translation MTQSLALLGGQPLRSRPFTRWPIFGKPEEEALLRTLHSGHWGRLDGQEVARFEERFASMHGCRHGAAVVNGTVSLRLSLMAAGLQAEDEVIVPPYTFFSTASAVVEANMIPVFADIDLETFNLDPQALVAAITPRTRAVIPVHFAGQPAEMDAINTIAKKQDLLVIEDAAHAHGASYQNRPVGSLADIASFSYQSSKNLTCGEGGLITTNDDELAENFRSLGNCGRIPTGVWYEHHVISGNYRLGEFQGAMLNAQLDRLEAQAATRDANGLYLAERLSSLPGLHPQRRSDACTRHAYHLFMLRIDGQTFGAPRAVVIEALRAEGIPCSPGYGYSLPDQPMFRNRAFGPYLPGVVDRLDYERTSCPNSDLICQEQGLWLEHAMLLGPREDMDDIHRAFEKIHAQRVALTDWSRNRDSAPARSTT
- a CDS encoding GNAT family N-acetyltransferase encodes the protein MPHFKIRLARPDDQAATYYVCLKTGDYGRDGEPFYQDDPDALGRIFVGPYLVYEPELSFVLEDEQGVCGYAFGSLDSHEFYGRYEREWRPRLCEQFPLPQGDPATWTRAQLVHSWYHQPDYFCPEPYAEYPAHLHIDLLDRAQGQGYGRRMMELVMEKLRERNSPGAHLGVSIQNTPALGFYARLGFRELARTGGAEDGCIYLGKTLRD
- a CDS encoding alpha/beta hydrolase, with protein sequence YKDWGSGRPITFSHGWPLTADAWEAQMFFLASQGYRCIAHDRRGHGRSSQPWHGNEMDTYADDLAELLDHLDVRDAVMIGHSTGGGEVARYIGRHGTKRLSKAVLIGAVPPIMLQTPANPGGLPLAVFDDFRKQYLADRAQFFLDVASGPFFGFNRPGAKVSQGLIQSWFLQGMMSGHKNAYDCIQAFSETDFTEDLKKFDVPTLIIHGDDDQIVPIGASALLSAKLVREVELKIYPGGSHSLGDTSKDQLNADLLAFVQS